In Devosia sp. XK-2, one DNA window encodes the following:
- the cysT gene encoding sulfate ABC transporter permease subunit CysT → MVSRRTKHLLPGFGLTMGISLFYITLIILLPIAAMLLKVAGMGLPEFWRIISSRRAVAAYQITFSSAFYATILNGAVGMLLAWVLTRYRFPGRRLLDALVDLPFALPTAVAGLVLVTLFADTGWYGQFLEPNGLKINYTQAGIVAAMAFTSIPFVVRSVQPVLEEVDESLESAAETLGANRWQVFTRIIWPTIFPAFLGGCVLSFARSLGEFGAVVFIAGNLPGVTEIVSLLIYIRLDEYNYEAAAALAFVLLAVAFLTLVATNALSAWQTRYVERSA, encoded by the coding sequence ATGGTCAGTCGACGCACCAAGCACCTGCTGCCGGGTTTCGGCCTCACCATGGGCATCTCGCTCTTTTACATCACGCTGATCATTCTCCTGCCCATCGCCGCCATGCTGCTCAAGGTTGCCGGCATGGGCCTGCCCGAATTCTGGCGCATCATCTCCTCACGCCGCGCTGTCGCCGCTTATCAGATCACCTTTTCCTCGGCCTTCTACGCCACCATCCTCAATGGCGCCGTCGGCATGCTGCTCGCCTGGGTCCTCACCCGCTACCGGTTCCCTGGCCGACGCCTTCTCGATGCCCTGGTGGATCTGCCCTTCGCCCTGCCGACCGCCGTCGCCGGCCTGGTTCTGGTGACGCTCTTTGCCGATACCGGCTGGTATGGTCAGTTTCTCGAGCCCAATGGCCTCAAGATCAACTACACCCAGGCCGGCATCGTCGCGGCCATGGCCTTCACCTCGATCCCGTTTGTCGTTCGCTCCGTTCAGCCGGTGCTTGAGGAGGTCGATGAAAGCCTGGAATCGGCCGCCGAAACGCTGGGCGCAAATCGCTGGCAGGTTTTCACCCGCATCATCTGGCCAACCATCTTTCCCGCCTTCCTGGGCGGTTGCGTGCTCTCTTTCGCCCGCTCACTGGGCGAATTCGGCGCCGTGGTCTTCATTGCGGGCAATCTGCCCGGGGTCACCGAGATCGTTTCTCTGCTCATCTACATTCGCCTGGACGAATACAATTATGAGGCAGCGGCGGCCCTGGCCTTCGTTCTGCTGGCCGTTGCGTTTCTCACGCTTGTGGCCACCAATGCCCTTTCGGCCTGGCAGACCCGCTACGTGGAAAGGAGCGCATAA
- the cysW gene encoding sulfate ABC transporter permease subunit CysW yields MATRRSPAEIALIALAFLLAAVVLLVPLALIFSFALREGFDVYLANIVEPNTLHAIWLTVLTALIVVPVNIVVGAALAWLVTRYRFRGRQLLISIIELPASMSPIVAGVVYLFLYGGQGLLGPFLQANAIQVMFTPLAIVLVSLFVTAPFAARELIPLMSQQGTEDEEAALSLGANGWQMFWHVTLPNISWAMVYGAVLTNARVMGEFGAVSVVSGAIRGQTNTLPLQINLLFNDFNVTGAFAAASTLTLIAVITLVLKSALEARRHA; encoded by the coding sequence ATGGCTACTAGGCGCTCTCCCGCAGAAATCGCTTTGATCGCCCTGGCCTTCCTGCTGGCCGCGGTGGTGCTGCTGGTGCCGCTGGCGCTGATCTTCTCCTTTGCTCTGCGCGAAGGGTTTGATGTCTATCTCGCCAATATCGTCGAACCCAATACGCTCCACGCCATCTGGTTGACGGTCCTGACCGCCCTGATCGTGGTGCCCGTCAATATCGTGGTTGGTGCGGCACTGGCCTGGCTGGTCACCCGCTATCGCTTTCGCGGCAGGCAATTGCTGATCTCCATCATTGAGCTGCCCGCTTCGATGAGCCCCATCGTCGCTGGTGTGGTCTATCTTTTCCTCTATGGTGGCCAGGGCCTGCTGGGACCTTTCCTGCAAGCCAACGCCATCCAGGTCATGTTCACCCCATTGGCCATCGTGCTGGTCAGCCTCTTCGTGACCGCCCCCTTCGCCGCCCGCGAACTCATCCCGCTGATGAGCCAGCAAGGCACTGAGGATGAAGAGGCCGCCCTCTCACTGGGCGCCAATGGCTGGCAGATGTTCTGGCATGTCACGCTGCCCAATATTTCCTGGGCCATGGTCTATGGTGCCGTGCTCACCAATGCCCGCGTCATGGGCGAATTCGGCGCCGTCTCGGTCGTTTCCGGCGCCATTCGCGGCCAGACTAATACCCTGCCTCTCCAGATCAACCTGCTCTTCAACGATTTTAATGTGACCGGGGCCTTTGCCGCGGCCTCGACCTTGACGCTGATCGCGGTCATTACGCTGGTGCTCAAATCGGCTCTGGAGGCGCGCCGACACGCCTGA
- the folP gene encoding dihydropteroate synthase, translating to MVHTRHIVPLAHRPPLVLGQSALIMGILNVTPDSFSDGGAHNAVQAALVHARLMLAQGADIIDIGGESTRPGSEPVGTQEELDRVIPVIEAIRDAGIDAPISIDTMKPLVAHQALEAGADIINDVNGLQGAPEMAEIAAVMGVPVIAMHWDRQWAGPTDPLPAMTAYFNQTLSIAAKAGIDPSHIVLDPGFGFTKTLNQNYSILRQLDDLARTFPGQPLLVGTSRKSMIGKLLDNKPGERLAGTIATTIQGYERGGHIFRVHDVAPNRDALRVAEATLYGPPDERS from the coding sequence ATGGTCCATACCCGTCACATAGTGCCGCTCGCACATCGACCGCCGCTCGTCCTCGGCCAAAGCGCGCTGATCATGGGCATTCTGAATGTCACGCCCGACAGCTTCTCCGATGGCGGCGCGCATAATGCGGTCCAAGCGGCACTGGTCCATGCCCGCCTCATGCTGGCTCAAGGCGCCGACATCATCGATATTGGCGGCGAAAGCACCCGTCCCGGCTCCGAACCCGTCGGCACCCAGGAGGAGCTCGACCGCGTCATCCCGGTCATTGAGGCCATCCGCGACGCCGGCATCGACGCGCCCATTTCCATCGACACCATGAAGCCTCTGGTCGCCCACCAGGCGCTCGAAGCGGGGGCCGACATCATCAACGACGTCAACGGCCTGCAAGGGGCGCCGGAAATGGCCGAGATAGCTGCGGTCATGGGCGTGCCAGTCATCGCCATGCACTGGGACCGGCAATGGGCCGGCCCGACCGATCCGCTGCCCGCGATGACCGCTTATTTCAACCAGACGCTTTCCATCGCTGCCAAAGCGGGCATAGATCCATCCCACATCGTTCTCGATCCCGGCTTCGGCTTCACCAAAACCCTGAATCAGAACTACAGCATCCTCCGCCAACTCGATGATCTGGCGCGCACTTTCCCAGGCCAGCCCTTATTGGTCGGCACATCGCGAAAATCCATGATCGGCAAGCTGCTGGATAACAAGCCAGGCGAACGGCTGGCCGGCACCATCGCCACCACCATCCAGGGCTATGAGCGCGGCGGACACATCTTCCGTGTTCACGACGTCGCACCCAACCGCGATGCCCTTCGCGTCGCTGAGGCAACGCTGTATGGTCCGCCGGACGAAAGAAGCTGA
- the folB gene encoding dihydroneopterin aldolase: MTTPFTGDRIVLNDLGFYGYHGLFGEEERLGQRFFIDLQCGVDLTAPGNNDEIGHTVSYADIYDVVKATFEAKRTKLIEALAQNIVTGLFEAFSDIDWIIIRVRKPEAPIAMVRGEAAIELHRTRPT, encoded by the coding sequence ATGACAACACCTTTCACCGGCGACCGCATCGTTCTCAACGATCTGGGCTTCTACGGCTATCACGGCCTGTTTGGCGAAGAGGAACGACTCGGCCAGCGCTTCTTCATCGATCTGCAATGCGGCGTAGACCTCACGGCGCCGGGCAATAACGATGAGATCGGTCACACCGTGTCCTATGCCGACATCTATGACGTCGTGAAGGCCACATTTGAGGCCAAGCGAACCAAGCTTATCGAGGCGCTCGCGCAGAATATCGTAACCGGGCTTTTCGAGGCCTTCTCCGATATCGACTGGATCATCATCCGCGTGCGCAAACCAGAAGCGCCCATCGCCATGGTGCGCGGCGAGGCCGCCATCGAACTCCATCGGACAAGGCCCACCTGA
- the folK gene encoding 2-amino-4-hydroxy-6-hydroxymethyldihydropteridine diphosphokinase: protein MPNAWLSLGANIGDPAAQLAEAIRRLDAHPHIRVVTQSSVIRTKAWGKTDQPDFANMAAHIDTELLPIDLLHACLDIERDMGRVRHEVWGPRLIDIDLIAYERAEMDTTKLTLPHRFAHERDFVLTPLREIAPDVADWILSRKT, encoded by the coding sequence ATGCCCAACGCCTGGCTCTCCCTGGGCGCCAATATTGGCGACCCGGCCGCACAATTGGCCGAGGCGATCCGGCGCCTCGATGCGCATCCGCACATTCGTGTCGTGACCCAGTCGAGCGTAATTCGCACCAAGGCCTGGGGCAAGACCGACCAACCCGACTTCGCCAACATGGCCGCGCATATCGATACCGAGCTATTGCCCATCGACCTGCTGCATGCCTGCCTCGATATCGAGCGCGACATGGGGCGGGTGCGTCATGAAGTCTGGGGGCCACGCCTTATCGACATTGATCTCATCGCCTATGAGCGGGCCGAAATGGACACGACCAAGCTCACCCTGCCGCATCGCTTCGCCCATGAACGAGACTTCGTTCTTACGCCTTTGCGCGAGATAGCCCCGGATGTGGCGGACTGGATATTGTCGCGGAAGACCTAG
- a CDS encoding ATP12 family protein, whose amino-acid sequence MRDQLEEAHRHQDDGYGRAQHLNKVELPKRFYKLVDIGRSEEGFAVTLDGRPLRTPGKKVPVMLPVLDLAQAMAEEWAAQDAHIDPASMPMTRLINSALESGEEMIPAFRAEIGKFAGNDLLLYRADAPQELVAEQERVWDDALVKLARKLDVAFQPTIGVIHQAQPPATLEKLDAALEGQGLLSLTALVSITGLTGSGLLAHALLHELMSADEVWLAAHVDEDHQIRLWGEDEEASERRAKRRVEFDIAVRVVDALR is encoded by the coding sequence ATGCGAGACCAGCTCGAAGAGGCACACAGGCACCAGGATGATGGATATGGCCGGGCGCAGCACCTCAACAAGGTCGAACTGCCCAAGCGCTTCTACAAGCTCGTCGATATTGGCCGTAGCGAGGAAGGATTTGCCGTTACGCTCGACGGCCGACCGCTGCGTACACCTGGCAAGAAGGTTCCGGTGATGCTGCCCGTGCTCGATCTGGCCCAGGCCATGGCCGAAGAATGGGCGGCGCAGGACGCCCATATCGATCCGGCGAGTATGCCGATGACCCGGTTGATCAATTCGGCGCTGGAAAGCGGCGAGGAGATGATCCCGGCGTTCCGGGCCGAAATCGGCAAGTTTGCCGGCAATGATCTGTTGCTCTACCGGGCCGACGCGCCCCAGGAACTGGTCGCCGAACAGGAACGCGTCTGGGACGATGCGCTGGTCAAGCTGGCCCGGAAGCTGGATGTCGCATTCCAGCCAACCATTGGCGTCATCCATCAGGCCCAGCCGCCGGCCACGCTGGAAAAGCTCGATGCGGCGCTGGAGGGGCAGGGCTTGCTGAGCCTGACAGCGCTCGTTTCGATTACCGGGCTGACCGGCTCTGGCCTGCTGGCTCATGCGCTTTTGCATGAATTGATGAGCGCCGACGAGGTCTGGTTGGCGGCCCATGTGGATGAGGACCATCAGATCCGGCTCTGGGGCGAGGACGAAGAAGCCAGCGAACGACGTGCCAAGCGGCGGGTCGAGTTCGATATCGCTGTTCGCGTGGTCGACGCGCTGCGCTAG
- a CDS encoding HAD-IA family hydrolase, with product MKLVMFDMDGTLIDTQALIAEHMATTFAEAGLDVPSPAIVRRIIGLSLPQAMLQLLGSDDHDLATRLAERYRAHYRASLVAAEGREGLFPGVREALDALASRSDILMGVATGKGLHGVHRLTQMHGIAKHFVTLQTPDHNPSKPHPGMMLRAMAETGAEKHRTVIIGDTTFDMEMGKAAGTKAIGVTWGYHHAVELREAGADMLIDGYEELPDAIDRILEN from the coding sequence GTGAAACTTGTCATGTTCGACATGGACGGTACGCTGATCGATACGCAGGCGCTGATTGCCGAGCATATGGCGACGACCTTTGCGGAGGCGGGGCTGGATGTGCCTTCGCCTGCCATCGTGCGGCGAATTATTGGTTTGTCCCTGCCGCAAGCCATGCTGCAATTGCTGGGGTCTGACGATCATGATCTCGCGACCCGTTTGGCGGAGCGGTATCGGGCGCATTATCGCGCGTCGCTGGTTGCGGCCGAGGGGCGCGAGGGGCTGTTTCCTGGTGTGCGCGAGGCTCTGGATGCCCTGGCGTCGCGATCGGACATCCTTATGGGCGTAGCGACCGGCAAGGGCCTGCACGGCGTGCATCGGCTGACGCAGATGCATGGAATTGCAAAGCATTTCGTGACGCTGCAAACGCCGGATCACAATCCCTCCAAGCCGCATCCTGGCATGATGCTGCGGGCCATGGCCGAGACCGGGGCCGAAAAGCACCGGACCGTCATCATCGGCGACACCACTTTCGATATGGAAATGGGCAAGGCTGCTGGCACCAAGGCGATCGGAGTAACCTGGGGTTATCACCATGCGGTTGAATTGCGCGAAGCGGGCGCCGACATGCTGATTGATGGCTATGAGGAATTGCCGGACGCTATAGACCGTATTCTGGAGAACTGA
- a CDS encoding RluA family pseudouridine synthase, which yields MSGVQHREVSADDDGMRLDRWFARYFPQLGFGRLQKLIRNGEVRVDKAKVQTSTRIAEGQVVRIPPIDDPDTVRPFKPNEADVRFLKDLILYEDDDLYVFNKPHGLAVQGGSGTTRHMDGLLKNLPNKAGEAPRLVHRLDRDTSGCLVVAKTAAAAKHFGSVFRSRSARKIYWAVVAGNPAPRQGEISCFLAKQATTDGEQMVVVRNGTPGAVHSSSYYSTTDTASRRFAWVTLKPVTGRTHQLRVHMAQLGTPIIGDPRYFNIENWMPAPGLGDGLHLHARRIVLPLRNGKKIDISAPLPPHMRQSFEALGFDPDRYDAQNADPEDKT from the coding sequence ATGAGTGGCGTACAACATCGGGAAGTCAGTGCGGACGATGACGGCATGCGCCTGGACCGCTGGTTCGCGCGGTATTTCCCACAATTGGGCTTCGGACGGCTGCAAAAGCTCATTCGCAATGGCGAAGTGCGTGTCGACAAGGCCAAGGTGCAGACCAGCACGCGCATTGCCGAAGGGCAGGTGGTGCGTATTCCGCCCATCGACGACCCCGATACCGTCCGACCGTTCAAGCCCAATGAGGCAGATGTCCGGTTCCTCAAGGACCTGATCCTTTATGAGGATGACGACCTCTATGTGTTCAACAAGCCGCATGGCCTGGCAGTGCAGGGCGGTAGCGGCACGACGCGGCACATGGATGGCCTGCTGAAAAACCTGCCCAACAAGGCCGGCGAAGCGCCGCGACTGGTGCATCGACTGGACCGTGATACGTCCGGCTGTCTTGTGGTGGCCAAGACGGCGGCGGCGGCCAAGCATTTCGGTTCCGTGTTTCGTTCGCGCTCGGCGCGCAAGATCTACTGGGCAGTGGTTGCCGGCAATCCGGCGCCCCGCCAGGGCGAAATCTCGTGCTTCCTGGCAAAGCAGGCGACAACCGACGGCGAGCAGATGGTGGTGGTGCGCAATGGCACGCCGGGCGCCGTGCATTCCTCAAGCTATTATTCGACAACGGACACGGCCAGCCGCCGCTTTGCCTGGGTCACGCTGAAGCCGGTGACCGGGCGCACGCACCAATTGCGTGTCCATATGGCACAATTGGGCACCCCCATTATCGGTGATCCGCGCTATTTCAACATCGAGAACTGGATGCCGGCGCCCGGATTGGGCGATGGGCTGCATCTGCACGCGCGGCGCATCGTCTTGCCGCTGCGCAATGGCAAGAAGATCGACATCTCCGCGCCCTTGCCGCCGCATATGCGGCAGAGCTTCGAGGCCTTGGGCTTTGATCCGGATCGATATGACGCGCAGAATGCGGACCCGGAGGACAAGACGTGA
- the crcB gene encoding fluoride efflux transporter CrcB encodes MQAFLLVGAGGAIGAMSRYGLSVLVGRFWVSSFPLATLLVNIAGSCLMGVLIGVLARTMPTMSNDIRLFAAIGVLGGFTTFSSFSLDTIFLIERGALAQALLYVCLSVVVCLVGLYLGLLISRGSMA; translated from the coding sequence ATGCAGGCATTCTTGCTCGTCGGGGCGGGGGGCGCGATTGGTGCCATGTCGCGCTACGGATTATCCGTTCTGGTCGGCCGGTTCTGGGTCTCCAGCTTTCCATTGGCCACGCTATTGGTGAACATTGCCGGATCTTGCCTGATGGGCGTGCTGATCGGCGTGCTGGCGCGCACAATGCCGACTATGTCCAATGATATCAGGCTGTTTGCGGCCATTGGTGTTCTGGGCGGGTTCACAACCTTTTCGTCCTTCTCGTTGGACACGATCTTCCTGATTGAGCGCGGCGCGTTGGCGCAAGCGCTGCTCTATGTCTGCTTGTCGGTTGTGGTTTGTCTTGTAGGCCTATATCTCGGGCTCCTGATCAGCAGAGGCAGCATGGCATGA
- a CDS encoding replication-associated recombination protein A, whose protein sequence is MSDLFAADSTETDKARPLADQLRPRSLDEVIGQQHLLGEGGTLRRMLASGRLGSLILWGPPGTGKTTVARLLADQIGYRFEQISAIFSGVADLKKVFEKARFERLSGHRTLLFVDEIHRFNRAQQDSFLPVMEDGTVVLVGATTENPSFELNAALLSRSQVLRFESLGLDDLESLLQRAESLLGSALPLTDEARATLLGLADGDGRALLGLVEEILASGEEGETLDPTSLLSVVQRRAPIYDKAQDGHYNLISALHKTIRGSDPDAALYYFARMLDAGEDPLFLARRLIRMASEDIGLADPQALTLAVAARDAYQMLGSPEGELSLAQVVVYLALAPKSNAVYTAYKAAVSVAKATGSPMPPKVILNAPTKMMKGQGYGEGYIYDHDTPEAFSGQEYFPEKIGRQDFYHPVERGFERDLRKRMEYFARLRTAKRSARTEE, encoded by the coding sequence ATGTCCGACCTGTTCGCCGCCGATTCAACCGAAACCGACAAGGCCCGCCCCCTGGCCGATCAATTGCGCCCGCGCAGCCTCGATGAGGTGATCGGGCAGCAGCATCTGCTGGGCGAGGGAGGAACCTTGCGGCGGATGCTGGCCTCGGGACGGCTGGGTTCCCTGATCTTGTGGGGGCCGCCCGGCACCGGAAAAACTACAGTTGCGCGCCTCCTCGCCGATCAGATCGGCTATCGGTTCGAGCAGATTTCGGCAATTTTCTCCGGAGTCGCGGACCTCAAGAAAGTGTTCGAAAAGGCGCGGTTCGAGCGCCTGTCCGGACACCGCACCTTACTGTTTGTCGACGAAATCCACCGCTTCAACCGGGCCCAGCAGGACAGCTTCCTGCCGGTGATGGAGGATGGCACGGTCGTGCTGGTGGGGGCGACGACCGAAAATCCGTCTTTCGAGCTCAACGCTGCGCTATTGTCGCGCAGTCAGGTCCTACGCTTTGAATCGCTCGGCCTGGACGATCTCGAGAGTCTTTTGCAGCGCGCCGAGAGTCTGTTGGGCTCGGCTCTTCCACTAACGGATGAAGCGCGCGCGACCTTGCTGGGCCTGGCTGATGGCGATGGACGGGCGCTGTTGGGCCTCGTCGAGGAAATTCTGGCTTCGGGGGAAGAGGGGGAAACGCTCGATCCCACCAGCCTGCTCTCGGTGGTGCAGCGTCGGGCGCCGATCTACGACAAGGCGCAGGACGGGCATTACAACCTCATTTCGGCGCTGCACAAGACCATTCGCGGTTCCGATCCCGATGCGGCGCTCTATTATTTCGCGCGCATGCTCGATGCGGGCGAGGACCCGCTGTTCCTGGCCCGGCGGTTGATCCGCATGGCATCGGAAGATATCGGCCTGGCTGATCCGCAGGCGCTCACCCTGGCCGTGGCGGCGCGGGATGCCTACCAGATGCTCGGCTCACCCGAGGGCGAGCTGTCGCTGGCGCAGGTTGTGGTCTATCTGGCGTTGGCACCCAAATCCAATGCCGTCTACACCGCCTATAAGGCGGCCGTTTCAGTCGCCAAGGCGACTGGCTCGCCCATGCCGCCCAAGGTCATTCTCAACGCCCCGACAAAAATGATGAAGGGGCAGGGTTATGGCGAGGGCTATATCTACGATCACGACACGCCGGAGGCCTTTTCAGGGCAGGAATATTTCCCCGAAAAGATTGGGCGGCAGGATTTCTACCATCCGGTCGAACGCGGCTTTGAGCGTGACCTGCGCAAGCGCATGGAGTATTTCGCTCGCCTGCGCACCGCAAAGCGGTCCGCAAGGACAGAGGAATAG
- a CDS encoding Do family serine endopeptidase yields MSLRSLVFSCVALVVVAGAGSLALAPWNGAPPAVAQAPQADAPIEQRAIPQSDAEIKLSFAPIVEAVSPSVVNVYATRIEQQTVSPFANDPFFSRFFGDRYFQSRPRESRSLGSGVIVDAAGVILTNRHVIEGATDVRIALSDGREYAVDIVIEDEQTDLAVLRVRDGGDATFPAISFADSDHLLVGDLVLAIGNPFGVGQTVTSGIVSALARTGVEATDYEFFIQTDAAINPGNSGGALVDMAGRLVGINTAIYSQSGGSVGIGFAIPANMARLVAEAGVNGGEIVRPWFGAKMQPVSSDIAASLGMMAPHGAMITEVAPSGPAERAGFQSGDVILSVDGFRVDDPSAFNFRLATRTLGESAKLERLRSGATETIDFLVEAAPQPADSAIASISANSRFAGVTVRQLDPALAEAKGMPYDAVGVLVTAVQPGSPAEAMGLRVDDVLLSLNDTEITDAATFSQIASQRVRTWQIILQREGRVSRAIVSG; encoded by the coding sequence ATGTCGTTGCGCTCGCTAGTGTTTTCGTGCGTTGCCCTGGTGGTTGTCGCGGGGGCAGGCAGCCTGGCCCTTGCCCCATGGAACGGAGCACCACCCGCCGTGGCGCAGGCGCCGCAGGCCGATGCTCCCATAGAGCAACGCGCCATTCCCCAGAGCGATGCAGAAATAAAGCTGAGTTTTGCGCCAATCGTAGAAGCGGTTTCACCGTCCGTGGTCAATGTCTATGCGACGCGGATCGAGCAGCAGACGGTTTCACCCTTCGCTAATGACCCGTTTTTCTCCCGCTTCTTCGGTGACCGGTATTTCCAGAGCCGGCCCCGCGAGTCCCGGTCGCTCGGCTCGGGTGTCATCGTGGACGCTGCCGGCGTTATTCTGACCAATCGGCACGTTATCGAAGGGGCGACTGATGTGCGGATTGCCCTCAGCGATGGGCGGGAGTACGCCGTCGATATTGTGATCGAGGATGAGCAGACTGATCTTGCAGTCTTGCGGGTGCGCGACGGCGGTGACGCCACATTTCCGGCCATCAGCTTTGCCGATAGCGACCACCTGTTGGTTGGTGACCTAGTGCTTGCCATCGGCAATCCGTTTGGCGTTGGACAGACGGTGACGAGCGGCATTGTTTCGGCACTGGCGCGCACGGGCGTGGAAGCGACCGACTATGAGTTTTTTATCCAGACCGACGCGGCCATCAATCCGGGCAATTCCGGTGGGGCGCTTGTCGATATGGCGGGACGGCTGGTGGGTATCAACACGGCCATCTATTCCCAGTCGGGCGGATCGGTGGGGATCGGCTTTGCCATTCCGGCCAATATGGCCCGGCTGGTTGCCGAGGCGGGCGTCAATGGCGGCGAGATCGTGCGCCCCTGGTTTGGTGCCAAGATGCAGCCGGTCAGTTCCGATATTGCAGCGAGCCTGGGCATGATGGCGCCGCATGGTGCGATGATCACCGAGGTCGCGCCGAGTGGTCCTGCTGAGCGGGCCGGTTTCCAGTCCGGCGATGTGATCCTGTCGGTCGACGGCTTCCGCGTCGATGATCCCAGCGCCTTCAACTTCCGGTTGGCAACGCGGACCTTGGGCGAGAGTGCAAAATTGGAGCGGCTGCGCAGTGGAGCGACCGAGACGATTGATTTTCTCGTCGAGGCTGCGCCGCAACCGGCAGATAGCGCTATTGCCAGTATTTCGGCCAATTCGCGCTTTGCCGGCGTGACGGTTCGACAGCTCGATCCGGCGCTCGCCGAGGCAAAGGGAATGCCCTATGACGCCGTCGGCGTGCTGGTGACGGCGGTCCAACCGGGCTCGCCGGCCGAGGCCATGGGGTTGCGTGTCGATGATGTGCTGCTCTCGCTCAATGACACTGAAATCACCGATGCCGCGACGTTCTCGCAAATCGCGTCGCAGCGCGTGCGGACATGGCAGATCATCCTGCAGCGCGAAGGACGCGTAAGCCGGGCGATTGTAAGCGGGTGA
- a CDS encoding type III PLP-dependent enzyme, whose translation MTDEPKTIHANTSALIAAEAPDFPSFLFSEKEFHRAIKVFKKGFDGLLTYAVKCNPSPHIISQLHAEGLKAFDVASNTEMELVRDYAPGAVMHYNNPIKNKREIARAYDEFGVRSFTIDHPQQLDQLASVVSPSRDVEVTTRFKAGKALKSYDFGIKFGVMEQAAAEIVTAVEKMGYTPSLCFHVGSQCEDAYAYERHIAAAARIVEEAGIDLKRLNIGGGYPAPYPTSEAPPMDYYFETIAKAVAEHFPNKAPELIIEPGRALVTSSTSLLLRVKHQRGGQAVYVNDGAYGALMEVKFMHFTPPVRVWRGPRLHDNNGEFSEFTLWGPTCDSYDVLPQVFTLPADIDEDDWIEFGLMGAYTQASLTPFNGFDRRDQYWVESIYTGKDMAPAE comes from the coding sequence ATGACTGACGAGCCGAAGACCATCCATGCCAACACCTCGGCATTGATTGCTGCTGAAGCACCCGACTTCCCCTCCTTCCTGTTTTCCGAGAAGGAGTTCCACCGGGCGATCAAGGTCTTCAAAAAGGGCTTTGACGGGCTGCTGACCTATGCGGTCAAATGCAACCCATCGCCGCACATCATTTCCCAGCTGCATGCCGAGGGACTCAAGGCCTTCGACGTCGCCTCCAATACCGAAATGGAACTGGTGCGCGATTACGCGCCGGGTGCGGTGATGCATTACAACAACCCGATCAAGAACAAGCGCGAGATCGCCCGCGCTTATGACGAGTTCGGCGTCCGCAGCTTCACCATCGACCACCCCCAGCAGCTTGACCAGCTCGCCTCGGTCGTGTCGCCCAGCCGCGACGTCGAGGTGACCACGCGCTTCAAGGCCGGCAAGGCGCTCAAATCCTATGATTTCGGCATTAAGTTCGGCGTCATGGAGCAGGCCGCCGCCGAAATCGTCACGGCCGTCGAGAAAATGGGCTATACGCCTAGCCTCTGTTTCCACGTCGGCAGCCAGTGCGAAGATGCCTATGCCTATGAGCGGCATATCGCGGCCGCGGCCCGTATTGTCGAAGAAGCCGGCATCGACCTCAAGCGCCTCAATATCGGCGGCGGCTATCCGGCCCCCTACCCGACCAGCGAAGCCCCCCCGATGGACTATTACTTTGAGACCATCGCCAAGGCCGTTGCCGAACACTTCCCCAACAAGGCGCCCGAGCTCATCATCGAGCCCGGCCGCGCGCTGGTCACCTCGTCCACCTCCCTGCTGCTGCGCGTCAAGCATCAGCGCGGTGGCCAGGCCGTCTATGTCAATGACGGCGCCTATGGTGCGCTGATGGAAGTCAAGTTCATGCACTTCACCCCGCCGGTGCGCGTCTGGCGTGGCCCACGCCTGCACGACAACAATGGCGAGTTCAGCGAATTCACCCTGTGGGGCCCCACCTGCGACAGCTATGACGTGCTGCCCCAGGTGTTCACGCTGCCCGCCGATATCGACGAAGACGATTGGATCGAGTTCGGCTTGATGGGCGCCTATACCCAGGCCTCGCTCACCCCCTTCAACGGCTTCGACCGCCGCGACCAATACTGGGTCGAGAGCATCTATACCGGCAAGGATATGGCGCCGGCCGAATAA